The following proteins are co-located in the Methylomonas sp. 11b genome:
- a CDS encoding type 4a pilus biogenesis protein PilO has protein sequence MNLSEINWDINSAGSWPTPLKIIVILIFSVLTAAAGVYFVTVPQLDELDVLEKQEESLKSAFEVKQKKAVNLQDYRDQLDQIEASLGEMLKQMPTKAEVASLLVDISQTGLASGLEFKLFQPSTEINREFYSELPIGIHVVGKYEELGLFVSGLASLPRIVTVHDVVMTPLGKEGKDGMSMTATIKTYNEGETAQAAGGSAAKKRRGQ, from the coding sequence ATGAATTTGTCTGAAATAAATTGGGACATCAATTCGGCGGGTAGCTGGCCGACGCCGCTAAAAATCATTGTCATACTTATTTTTTCGGTATTAACAGCGGCTGCGGGCGTGTACTTTGTGACGGTGCCGCAGCTGGATGAATTGGATGTGCTTGAAAAACAAGAAGAAAGTTTGAAAAGTGCGTTTGAAGTTAAGCAGAAAAAGGCTGTCAACCTCCAGGATTACCGCGACCAGCTGGATCAAATCGAAGCGTCGCTAGGTGAGATGTTAAAGCAAATGCCCACCAAGGCTGAAGTGGCCAGCTTGTTGGTCGATATTTCTCAAACCGGTTTGGCAAGTGGCTTAGAGTTTAAATTGTTTCAACCCAGCACCGAAATTAACAGAGAGTTTTATTCCGAATTGCCGATTGGTATCCATGTTGTCGGCAAGTATGAAGAATTGGGATTGTTTGTCAGTGGTTTGGCTTCGTTACCAAGGATTGTGACGGTGCATGATGTGGTGATGACACCGCTGGGTAAAGAAGGCAAAGATGGTATGAGTATGACTGCAACCATAAAAACCTATAACGAGGGTGAAACAGCGCAAGCCGCTGGCGGATCGGCAGCTAAGAAAAGGAGAGGTCAATGA
- the pilQ gene encoding type IV pilus secretin PilQ, producing MSTKQNKNGWKAAGFGFWCSVLLGCFMHVALVRADDGAINNLEFSTLAGNQVQVQLEMDGPIVAPKIFQTDNPSRIALDFAGVKSNLAKKSFPINQGAAGTVYVVEASGRTRVIINLIEKVPYETKIEGNKFYVVLRSSGTVAAVNRAVQQAPTAKDSVISKFLPEQNIKSIDFRRGPNGEGRLLLGLSAANTVVDAKQNGGKVVLSFLNTRLPESLVKSFDVSDFATPVQKIEASPRGDSVNIVITPNNGNYDYSSYQSDNLLTVEFRPLTPAEKEAQQKEKFPYIGNKLSLNFQDIEVRSVLQILADFTELNIIAADSVAGNVTLRLNDVPWDQALELILKAKGLAKRQNGNVVMVAPVAEIMKIEQEELDSKKIFEELEPLKTENIQINYAKAGEICGVLMGVGNNSQGGQSGAGASGGGGCGGGGGASVASQQSGAGQNSQGGGSASMRLLSPRGTAIVDARTNTLIVKDTAKAMEDVRRMIKLLDVPVRQVLIESRIVIADTSFAQNLGTKFGVAHKADVNSGTQYGMTGAGVETSENSQILSDLGSALAASSGGALALTLARGADYLLNLEISALQDDGKGELVSNPRVMTSDMVQASIKQGVQIPYQTQSQATGPVTELVDAVLELNVTPQITPSGSVIMLLDIKKDSPGTPLATGGNATVPIDTRQLKTKVQVEDGETVVLGGIYESTVQESFNTVPWVSDLPVIGWMFKKSVKNDTKKELLVFITPKVVKESMTAK from the coding sequence ATGAGTACTAAACAAAATAAAAACGGGTGGAAAGCGGCCGGCTTCGGTTTCTGGTGTTCAGTGTTGCTGGGTTGTTTTATGCACGTTGCGCTGGTGCGCGCTGATGACGGAGCTATAAACAACTTAGAGTTTTCCACCTTGGCCGGAAACCAAGTGCAGGTGCAACTGGAAATGGATGGGCCGATAGTGGCGCCAAAAATTTTTCAGACCGATAATCCTTCCAGAATCGCCTTGGACTTTGCCGGGGTAAAAAGTAATTTGGCGAAAAAAAGCTTTCCTATTAACCAAGGAGCCGCGGGTACGGTTTATGTAGTAGAGGCGTCGGGGCGGACTCGGGTTATTATCAATCTGATAGAAAAAGTGCCTTACGAAACCAAAATTGAGGGCAATAAATTTTATGTGGTTTTGAGGTCTAGTGGAACTGTCGCTGCGGTAAATCGGGCGGTACAGCAAGCGCCCACCGCGAAGGATTCGGTGATTAGTAAGTTTTTGCCGGAACAAAACATAAAAAGTATTGATTTTAGACGCGGCCCCAACGGTGAGGGACGCTTGTTGCTGGGTTTATCAGCGGCGAATACTGTCGTGGACGCTAAGCAAAATGGCGGTAAAGTGGTATTAAGTTTCCTAAATACCAGGTTGCCGGAGTCGTTAGTTAAAAGTTTCGACGTATCGGACTTTGCGACACCCGTGCAAAAAATCGAAGCCTCTCCAAGAGGTGATAGCGTCAACATCGTCATAACACCTAACAACGGTAATTACGATTACTCGTCCTATCAGTCCGATAATCTATTGACGGTTGAGTTTCGACCGTTGACGCCGGCGGAAAAGGAAGCGCAGCAAAAAGAAAAATTCCCGTATATCGGTAACAAGTTGTCATTGAATTTTCAAGATATCGAAGTGCGTTCGGTCCTGCAAATTCTTGCCGACTTTACCGAGCTTAATATCATTGCCGCCGATTCTGTGGCGGGCAACGTGACGCTTAGATTGAACGATGTACCTTGGGATCAGGCTTTGGAATTGATTCTAAAAGCTAAAGGATTGGCAAAAAGACAGAATGGTAATGTGGTGATGGTGGCGCCGGTTGCCGAAATCATGAAAATAGAGCAGGAAGAGCTGGATTCGAAAAAAATATTTGAAGAGTTGGAGCCGTTAAAAACCGAAAATATTCAAATCAATTACGCGAAAGCAGGGGAGATTTGCGGTGTATTAATGGGGGTAGGTAATAACTCGCAGGGTGGGCAGTCGGGGGCAGGCGCGAGCGGAGGTGGTGGTTGCGGCGGAGGAGGAGGTGCTTCCGTAGCCTCGCAACAGTCCGGAGCCGGGCAGAATAGTCAAGGCGGTGGCTCGGCAAGTATGCGCTTGCTGTCGCCACGCGGTACGGCGATTGTCGATGCCAGGACCAACACGCTGATTGTCAAAGACACTGCAAAGGCTATGGAAGATGTAAGAAGAATGATCAAGCTATTGGACGTGCCAGTACGCCAAGTATTGATCGAATCGCGGATCGTAATAGCTGATACATCATTTGCGCAGAACTTGGGTACCAAATTTGGGGTGGCGCATAAAGCCGATGTCAATAGTGGCACCCAATATGGGATGACTGGTGCCGGTGTTGAAACAAGTGAAAATTCTCAAATTTTGTCGGATTTGGGGTCCGCATTGGCTGCCTCCAGTGGTGGTGCCTTGGCATTGACTTTGGCGCGCGGTGCGGATTATCTGTTGAATCTTGAGATAAGTGCCTTGCAGGATGACGGCAAAGGCGAGTTGGTATCCAATCCGCGGGTAATGACTAGCGATATGGTGCAAGCTTCAATCAAACAAGGTGTACAGATTCCGTATCAAACCCAAAGCCAGGCAACAGGTCCGGTGACGGAGCTGGTCGATGCGGTGTTGGAGCTGAATGTCACGCCGCAGATTACGCCAAGCGGCAGTGTTATCATGTTGCTCGACATCAAAAAAGATTCTCCGGGAACGCCGCTTGCTACGGGCGGTAATGCTACCGTACCCATCGATACCCGGCAGTTGAAAACCAAAGTTCAAGTTGAAGATGGCGAGACGGTAGTGTTGGGCGGTATTTACGAGTCAACCGTTCAGGAATCGTTTAATACCGTGCCCTGGGTGTCGGATTTGCCGGTGATAGGCTGGATGTTCAAGAAAAGTGTAAAAAACGATACCAAAAAAGAGTTATTGGTGTTCATCACGCCTAAAGTGGTGAAAGAGTCTATGACGGCAAAGTGA
- a CDS encoding DUF484 family protein, with protein sequence MSSEPKVLLTEAHVKAYLQDHPEFFQNHLDLLEKMHIPHPSGNAISLISKQLEIFRAKHQEQENQLTALIDIARENDASFNRMHELTLAMLEANSLEDAVANLSEVLAECFFTDFVAIKIIKEQPLSPISNLFVGADDANLKHFSNELTTNQPKCGRPTLPQARFLFGDVAAEVRSCAIIPMVFTQLDGLLAIGSRDESRFHYSMGSIFLTQMSEIIGTRLISLLQQTD encoded by the coding sequence ATGAGCAGCGAACCAAAAGTCTTATTGACCGAAGCCCACGTTAAGGCTTATTTGCAAGACCACCCTGAGTTTTTCCAGAATCACCTGGATTTGCTGGAGAAGATGCATATCCCTCACCCCAGCGGAAATGCAATATCGCTAATCTCCAAGCAACTGGAAATTTTCAGAGCGAAGCACCAGGAACAAGAAAATCAACTAACCGCATTGATTGATATTGCTCGGGAAAACGACGCGTCGTTCAATCGCATGCATGAGTTGACCTTAGCTATGCTGGAAGCAAATTCTTTGGAGGATGCGGTCGCTAATTTAAGCGAGGTGTTGGCTGAATGTTTTTTCACTGATTTCGTGGCCATTAAAATCATTAAAGAGCAACCGCTATCGCCGATCAGTAATTTATTTGTCGGGGCGGATGATGCTAATTTGAAGCATTTTTCCAATGAATTAACCACAAACCAGCCGAAATGCGGTCGGCCGACCTTGCCTCAAGCGAGGTTTTTATTTGGTGATGTGGCTGCGGAAGTTCGCTCTTGTGCAATCATTCCTATGGTGTTCACTCAGCTTGATGGGCTGTTGGCAATCGGCAGCCGCGATGAATCGCGGTTTCACTATAGTATGGGCAGTATATTTCTTACCCAAATGAGCGA
- a CDS encoding PilN domain-containing protein: protein MARINLLPWREELRKKKQQDFVAGIGAGILVTALILVVVFMYIEGIKEYQTRRNTLLQNEIAILDKRIQEIKEIEDKKNRLLTKIEVIQKLQESRPEVVHLFDELAKTTPDGIYLTKFAQAGSVLTLDGKAESNARVSAYMRAIDNSPWMNTSVLTVIKGEGKKDGQMNDFTMTAKQGKKTDKPQQGAVK from the coding sequence ATGGCAAGAATTAATTTACTCCCCTGGCGAGAAGAGCTACGTAAAAAAAAGCAGCAGGATTTTGTGGCGGGTATCGGTGCCGGTATTTTGGTGACAGCACTGATTTTGGTCGTCGTCTTTATGTATATCGAAGGGATCAAAGAATATCAGACCCGTAGAAACACGCTTCTGCAAAACGAAATAGCCATCTTGGATAAGCGAATTCAAGAAATCAAGGAAATTGAAGACAAGAAAAATAGGTTATTGACCAAGATTGAAGTGATCCAAAAATTGCAGGAAAGTCGGCCCGAGGTGGTGCATTTGTTCGATGAATTGGCTAAAACCACGCCGGATGGTATTTACCTGACGAAATTCGCCCAAGCCGGGTCGGTTTTGACTTTGGACGGGAAGGCGGAATCGAATGCGCGGGTGTCTGCATACATGCGGGCTATCGATAACTCGCCGTGGATGAATACCTCTGTGCTGACTGTAATCAAAGGTGAAGGTAAAAAAGACGGGCAGATGAACGACTTCACGATGACTGCCAAGCAAGGTAAGAAGACCGATAAGCCGCAACAAGGAGCCGTCAAATGA
- the lptM gene encoding LPS translocon maturation chaperone LptM, translating into MTTNNILTLVLWALLLQACGQTGPLYMPDSPPPIYVPKQDK; encoded by the coding sequence ATGACGACAAACAATATTTTAACTCTAGTTCTTTGGGCGCTGTTGTTGCAGGCCTGCGGTCAGACAGGGCCTTTATATATGCCGGATAGCCCGCCGCCAATTTACGTACCCAAACAAGATAAATAA
- the dapF gene encoding diaminopimelate epimerase: MINFTKMQGLGNDFVVIDAINQQIQLTTAQIRFLADRHFGVGCDQLLLVEKPISDNAEFKYRIFNADGSEVSQCGNGARCFARFVRDKGLSNNDEIIVDTDARQLTLRFDARDLITVEMGVPALEPKQIPLKASEQSKLYKVKLAETEVQFAAVSMGNPHAVIQVHDVANAPVSTIGARLECHELFPERANIGFMQVVNRRHIKLRVYERGAAETLACGSGACAAVVAGIEQGLLDQVVQVQLPGGELTISWIGSGHPVLMTGAATTVFEGQVKL, encoded by the coding sequence ATAATTAACTTCACCAAAATGCAGGGGCTGGGAAATGATTTTGTCGTGATCGACGCTATAAACCAGCAAATACAATTGACGACCGCACAGATTCGATTTTTGGCGGATCGCCATTTTGGCGTGGGCTGCGATCAATTGTTATTGGTGGAAAAGCCGATTAGTGATAACGCCGAGTTTAAATACCGGATTTTCAATGCTGACGGTAGCGAGGTTTCTCAGTGTGGAAACGGTGCGCGTTGCTTTGCTCGTTTTGTGCGTGACAAAGGCTTAAGCAATAATGACGAAATTATTGTCGATACCGATGCAAGACAACTGACACTGCGATTCGATGCAAGAGATTTGATCACCGTTGAAATGGGTGTCCCGGCACTTGAGCCTAAGCAGATACCGCTGAAGGCTTCCGAACAGTCCAAGCTGTATAAAGTGAAGTTGGCGGAAACAGAAGTTCAGTTCGCCGCGGTATCCATGGGTAATCCTCATGCAGTTATTCAGGTCCATGATGTGGCGAACGCGCCTGTTTCGACTATCGGAGCTAGACTGGAGTGTCATGAGTTGTTTCCAGAGCGAGCTAATATCGGGTTCATGCAAGTTGTTAATCGCCGGCACATCAAATTGCGAGTTTACGAACGCGGTGCAGCCGAAACTTTAGCTTGTGGTAGCGGGGCGTGTGCCGCCGTGGTCGCTGGTATCGAACAGGGATTGTTGGATCAGGTTGTTCAGGTTCAATTGCCTGGCGGGGAGCTAACTATTAGTTGGATCGGCAGCGGTCATCCTGTACTGATGACGGGCGCGGCTACCACGGTTTTTGAGGGACAAGTAAAGTTATGA
- the lysA gene encoding diaminopimelate decarboxylase, producing MDFFNYRQHELFAESIPVDEIAENYGTPCYVYSRATLERHWQAFDQGFAGHPHLICYAVKANSNIAILNLLARLGSGFDIVSLGEMQRVLAAGGSPDKIVFSGVGKREDEILAALKIGIRCFNVEVSGELDRINCLAGELGVVAPVSFRVNPDVDAKTHPYISTGLKENKFGIDIKQAIHEYRRAAQMPNIEIVGIDCHIGSQLTEAVPFLDALDRVLALVDELQAEGIELHHLDLGGGLGICYRDECPPQPSEYIAALLQRLDGRNFEILLEPGRAIVGNAGILLTRVEYLKPTENKNFAIVDAAMNDLVRPALYGAWQAIIPANAESDQPELDWDIVGPVCETGDFLGKARALKLKQGDLLAVRSAGAYGFTMSSNYNSRPRAAEVMVDGDKTHLIRARETLDQLWVGEQLLPE from the coding sequence ATGGATTTTTTTAATTATCGGCAACATGAACTGTTTGCCGAAAGCATTCCTGTTGACGAAATTGCCGAAAACTACGGCACTCCCTGTTATGTCTACTCGCGAGCTACCTTGGAAAGACATTGGCAAGCTTTCGATCAAGGCTTTGCCGGTCACCCTCATCTTATTTGTTATGCCGTAAAAGCAAATTCAAATATTGCTATTCTCAATTTATTAGCACGACTGGGATCTGGGTTCGACATCGTGTCGCTTGGCGAAATGCAGCGCGTGCTAGCTGCGGGCGGAAGTCCGGACAAAATTGTGTTTTCCGGAGTAGGCAAGCGCGAAGATGAAATTTTGGCAGCGCTGAAAATAGGTATACGCTGTTTTAATGTGGAAGTCAGCGGTGAGTTGGATCGTATCAACTGTTTAGCCGGTGAGTTGGGGGTTGTCGCACCCGTGTCTTTTCGGGTTAATCCCGATGTTGACGCCAAGACGCATCCCTATATTTCCACTGGTTTGAAAGAGAATAAATTCGGGATCGATATCAAGCAAGCTATTCACGAATATCGGCGAGCCGCCCAGATGCCGAATATCGAAATAGTCGGTATTGATTGCCATATCGGCTCCCAGCTAACGGAAGCCGTGCCGTTTCTGGACGCGTTGGATAGGGTGTTGGCGTTGGTCGACGAACTGCAGGCGGAAGGTATTGAATTGCACCACCTTGATTTAGGGGGAGGGCTGGGTATTTGTTATCGCGATGAGTGTCCCCCGCAACCTTCTGAATATATCGCGGCGTTGCTGCAGCGTCTGGATGGGCGAAACTTCGAAATCTTATTGGAGCCGGGGCGAGCAATCGTTGGCAATGCCGGAATATTGTTAACCAGAGTGGAATACCTTAAGCCGACAGAGAATAAAAACTTTGCCATTGTTGATGCGGCAATGAATGATCTGGTCAGACCGGCTTTATACGGGGCGTGGCAGGCAATCATTCCGGCGAATGCCGAAAGTGATCAGCCCGAGTTGGATTGGGACATCGTTGGGCCAGTTTGCGAGACGGGTGACTTTCTAGGAAAGGCTCGGGCATTGAAGCTAAAACAAGGTGATTTATTAGCGGTTCGCTCAGCCGGTGCCTACGGATTTACGATGAGTTCAAACTATAACTCAAGGCCTCGAGCGGCGGAGGTAATGGTGGATGGCGATAAAACACATCTTATTCGAGCCCGAGAAACTCTGGATCAATTGTGGGTTGGCGAGCAGCTTTTGCCGGAGTAG
- a CDS encoding pilus assembly protein PilP: MRCGSVKVYSTLPVLSVLLIGMTGCGGDDVSDLTKYIQEVKARPKAPIEPLPEIKVVESFIFKPDGLRDPFRSIERKDDDSSIDVSGINGVKPDIERRKEELEAYPLDSLRMVGTLRNDKGYWGLIRARDGTIHRVQVGHHMGQNYGKILRILDDKIELMEIVPDKPGTWREQQSSLALADEKGL; the protein is encoded by the coding sequence ATGAGGTGCGGTAGCGTGAAAGTGTATTCGACTCTGCCGGTATTGAGTGTGCTTTTGATCGGTATGACGGGTTGCGGTGGGGATGATGTCAGCGATCTAACAAAATATATTCAAGAAGTAAAAGCCCGCCCCAAGGCTCCTATCGAACCATTGCCCGAGATTAAAGTGGTGGAATCATTCATATTTAAACCCGATGGTTTGCGGGATCCTTTTCGGTCTATCGAAAGAAAGGATGACGATAGCAGTATCGACGTTTCCGGCATAAACGGTGTTAAGCCCGATATAGAGCGTCGGAAGGAAGAGTTGGAAGCTTATCCGCTTGATAGCCTGCGCATGGTTGGAACGCTACGTAACGATAAAGGCTATTGGGGCTTGATAAGGGCTAGGGACGGGACTATCCATCGGGTCCAGGTCGGGCATCATATGGGGCAAAATTACGGCAAGATTCTGCGAATTCTCGACGACAAAATAGAGCTAATGGAAATCGTACCTGATAAGCCGGGCACTTGGCGCGAACAACAGTCTTCACTGGCATTGGCCGATGAAAAAGGGTTATAG
- a CDS encoding pilus assembly protein PilM: MSWLSRNPSAVLGVDISTAAVKLLELSRVGARYRVESYSVAPLPQDAIVDKNITNIEQIGAVIKAAVKQSGTRAKQASVAVAGSSVMTKIISMPASLSDRDMEEQIMVEADQYIPYSLDEVNLDFEVQGITKNNPDMVDVLLAASRRENIEDRVAALAYAGLKAVVVDVEAFAMENAFSLLADQLPEGAGNMTVAIADIGATMTSLNILHEGKTVYTREQGFGGKQLTEEIQRRYGLSYEEAGLAKKHGGLPDNYVTDVLEPFKKAMLQQIARSLQFFVSSSANRGVDALVLAGGCASIAGLDKLVERDLGIPSYIANPFINMALSNRVKPQSLSNDTPAMMIACGLALRSFD; this comes from the coding sequence ATGAGCTGGTTGAGCAGGAATCCGTCGGCTGTGCTGGGTGTGGATATTAGTACAGCTGCGGTTAAATTGTTGGAATTGAGCCGGGTTGGTGCGCGTTACCGGGTAGAAAGTTACTCGGTGGCTCCGTTACCTCAGGATGCGATAGTCGATAAGAACATCACCAATATAGAGCAAATCGGCGCGGTAATAAAAGCGGCGGTAAAGCAATCCGGTACTCGGGCAAAACAGGCGAGCGTTGCGGTTGCGGGTTCATCGGTGATGACCAAGATTATTTCGATGCCTGCCTCCTTGTCCGATAGGGACATGGAAGAGCAAATCATGGTGGAGGCCGATCAGTACATTCCTTATTCGTTGGACGAAGTCAATCTCGATTTCGAAGTTCAGGGCATCACCAAAAATAATCCGGATATGGTCGATGTGTTGCTGGCGGCTTCTCGGCGGGAAAATATCGAGGACAGGGTGGCCGCGCTGGCCTATGCCGGCCTGAAGGCTGTTGTGGTCGATGTGGAAGCTTTTGCGATGGAAAATGCGTTTTCCTTGTTGGCGGATCAGTTGCCGGAAGGTGCCGGCAATATGACTGTCGCAATCGCCGACATTGGCGCAACCATGACATCTCTGAACATTCTGCATGAAGGTAAAACTGTTTATACCCGGGAGCAGGGCTTCGGCGGAAAACAGCTAACCGAAGAGATTCAGCGCCGCTACGGGTTGTCTTATGAAGAAGCCGGTTTGGCCAAGAAGCACGGCGGCTTGCCGGACAATTACGTAACCGATGTGCTGGAACCCTTCAAAAAAGCCATGTTGCAGCAAATCGCCAGATCGTTGCAATTCTTCGTTTCCTCTAGCGCTAATCGAGGTGTGGATGCGTTGGTGCTTGCCGGGGGTTGCGCATCCATCGCCGGTTTGGACAAATTGGTGGAACGTGATCTGGGCATCCCGTCTTACATCGCCAATCCGTTCATCAATATGGCGCTTTCTAATCGGGTCAAGCCGCAAAGTCTGAGTAACGATACGCCGGCGATGATGATAGCGTGCGGGTTAGCGTTAAGGAGTTTTGATTAA